The Micropterus dolomieu isolate WLL.071019.BEF.003 ecotype Adirondacks linkage group LG20, ASM2129224v1, whole genome shotgun sequence genome has a segment encoding these proteins:
- the LOC123959496 gene encoding putative gonadotropin-releasing hormone II receptor — protein MNASSCCDAPVIMYQQSSGSELNASCDRPAPHCNWTSGDSAPQLPTFSTAAKVRVIITFILCGISTFCNLAVLWAANGHKHKSHVRVLIINLTAADLLVTFIVMPVDAVWNITVQWLAGDLACRFLMFLKLQAMYSCAFVTVVISLDRQSAILNPLAISMARQRNRVMLMVAWTMSALFSIPQMFIFHNVTITYPANFTQCTTRGSFVTHWQETAYNMFTFSCLFLLPLVIMIICYTRIFIQISKRMTKKDLSSNEPHLRCSKNNIPKARMRTLKMSIVIVICFIVCWTPYYLLGLWYWFFPDDLEGKVSHSLTHILFIFGLFNACLDPIIYGLFAIRFRKGLRSCCRKAPVMSALETNTAKTESLKCTTTALSPKRGMTTGEKEGNCGQAEPLTAGV, from the exons ATGAATGCCTCCTCCTGTTGTGATGCTCCAGTCATCATGTATCAGCAGAGCTCAGGATCTGAGCTCAATGCCAGCTGTGACCGGCCTGCTCCTCACTGTAACTGGACATCAGGGGACAGTGCGCCGCAGCTGCCTACATTTTCCACTGCGGCCAAAGTCAGAGTGATCATTACCTTCATCTTGTGCGGCATTTCCACTTTCTGTAATTTGGCTGTGCTGTGGGCAGCCAATGGTCACAAGCACAAATCCCATGTCCGAGTGCTGATAATCAACTTGACTGCAGCTGATCTCTTGGTTACTTTCATTGTGATGCCCGTGGACGCAGTCTGGAACATTACGGTTCAGTGGCTGGCCGGCGACCTGGCTTGCAGGTTCCTGATGTTCCTCAAGCTACAGGCCATGTACTCCTGTGCATTTGTCACAGTGGTGATTAGTCTGGACAGACAGTCGGCTATCCTCAACCCTCTGGCCATCAGCATGGCCCGCCAAAGGAATAGGGTCATGCTGATGGTCGCGTGGACTATGAGTGCCTTGTTCTCAATCCCTCAG aTGTTCATTTTCCATAATGTGACCATCACCTATCCAGCAAACTTTACTCAGTGCACCACTAGGGGGAGCTTTGTCACTCACTGGCAGGAAACAGCCTACAACATGTTCACCTTCTCCTGCCTCTTCCTGCTGCCACTGGTCATAATGATTATCTGCTACACCAGGATCTTCATCCAGATCTCCAAACGGATGACAAAAAAGGACT tGTCCTCAAATGAGCCACATCTCCGTTGCtcaaagaacaacatcccaaaAGCTAGAATGAGAACTCTGAAAATGAGCATTGTCATAGTGATTTGCTTCATAGTCTGCTGGACTCCATACTACCTGTTGGGTTTGTGGTACTGGTTCTTCCCAGATGACCTGGAGGGAAAAGTCTCTCACTCCCTCACCCACATCCTGTTCATCTTTGGGCTTTTCAATGCTTGCCTGGACCCCATCATCTACGGCCTGTTCGCCATACGTTTCCGCAAGGGGCTGAGGAGCTGCTGCCGCAAAGCCCCAGTGATGTCAGCCCTGGAAACTAACACAGCGAAAACAGAGTCTTTGAAATGTACTACCACTGCTTTATCCCCTAAAAGAGGGATGACCACTGGTGAAAAGGAGGGCAACTGTGGACAGGCTGAGCCTCTGACAGCAGGTGTCTGA